The following proteins come from a genomic window of Ornithinimicrobium cryptoxanthini:
- a CDS encoding cytochrome c, which translates to MSKLAAYRRSPIALIVLLFLGLTFTGSAYAALQPVAPADSYSAAAAVDDVEEGEKLFLANCATCHGKNGGGNGTAGPSLAGVGKAATDFQVSTGRMPLATPGVQAPANPNEVNFSEKEIDQLGDFVASLGPGPDIPDAEYTDLANADIANGGKIFRTNCAMCHNSAAQGGALTRGKYAPTLMGVEPVHMYEAMLTGPQSMPVFNDATITPQEKEDVIAFIKNIEEGGNAFGGHDLGSMGPAGDAVFIWTIGIGMLIAAAVWLGRKAA; encoded by the coding sequence GTGAGCAAGTTGGCCGCATACCGACGCAGCCCCATCGCCCTGATCGTCCTGCTGTTCCTCGGGCTGACGTTCACCGGCTCCGCCTATGCGGCCCTGCAGCCGGTCGCTCCGGCTGACAGCTATTCCGCCGCCGCTGCGGTCGACGACGTCGAGGAGGGCGAGAAGCTCTTCCTGGCCAACTGCGCGACCTGCCACGGCAAGAATGGCGGGGGCAACGGCACCGCGGGTCCGTCCCTGGCTGGCGTGGGCAAGGCGGCGACAGACTTCCAGGTGTCGACGGGTCGTATGCCGCTCGCCACCCCGGGCGTGCAGGCTCCGGCCAACCCCAACGAGGTCAACTTCAGCGAGAAGGAGATCGACCAGCTGGGTGACTTCGTCGCCTCCCTGGGCCCGGGCCCGGACATCCCGGACGCGGAGTACACCGACCTGGCCAACGCCGACATCGCCAACGGCGGCAAGATCTTCCGCACCAACTGCGCGATGTGCCACAACTCCGCCGCGCAGGGTGGTGCGCTGACCCGCGGCAAGTACGCCCCGACCCTGATGGGCGTCGAGCCGGTCCACATGTACGAGGCGATGCTCACTGGCCCGCAGTCGATGCCTGTCTTCAACGACGCGACCATCACCCCGCAGGAGAAGGAAGACGTCATCGCCTTCATCAAGAACATCGAAGAGGGTGGCAACGCCTTCGGCGGTCACGATCTCGGATCGATGGGTCCGGCGGGTGACGCCGTGTTCATCTGGACCATCGGCATCGGGATGCTGATCGCGGCAGCGGTCTGGCTCGGACGAAAGGCGGCCTGA
- the ctaD gene encoding cytochrome c oxidase subunit I: MAITTTRPSGPIVPAREPGQPKESLGKLLVKWMTTTDHKVIGNLYFVTTVLFFMLGGVLALIIRLELWTPGLQVVDNPEQFNQMFTMHGTIMLLLFATPLFAGFANAIMPLQIGAPDVAFPRLNMFAFWLFLFGGLITVSGFLAPGGAAAFGWFAYMPLAGPAHSPGVGGDLWVMGLAMTGFGTILGAVNFITTIVCMRAPGMTMFRMPIFTWNILVTSILVLMVFPVLAAAFFGMAADRIVGAEVFNPEHGGAMLWQHLFWFFGHPEVYIIALPFFGIITEILPVFSRKPVFGYKTLVFATVAIAALSVSVWAHHMYATGAVLLEFFAIMTMLIAVPTGVKFFNWVGTMWGGHLTFETPMLWSLGFLVTFLFGGLTGVILASPVLDFHVTDSYFVVAHFHYVVFGTVVFAMFAGFYFWWPKFTGHMLDEKLGKLHFWMLFFGFHGTFLIQHWLGAMGMPRRYPDYMPEDGFTWMNQLSTVSALLLGASMLPFLYAVWKSFRTEKVQVDDPWGYGASLEWATSCPPPRHNFNEIPRIRSERPAFDLHHANVATMESAEPDKGVLETLLGGPDTDPQGRQGTVTGGTEGKDDPDTFDGDRR, translated from the coding sequence ATGGCCATCACCACCACGCGGCCGTCGGGGCCGATCGTCCCGGCTCGGGAACCGGGTCAGCCCAAGGAGAGTCTCGGCAAGCTGCTCGTCAAGTGGATGACGACGACCGACCACAAGGTCATCGGCAACCTCTATTTCGTCACCACGGTGCTCTTCTTCATGCTCGGTGGTGTGCTCGCGCTGATCATCCGCCTGGAGCTGTGGACCCCTGGGCTGCAGGTGGTGGACAACCCCGAGCAGTTCAACCAGATGTTCACGATGCACGGCACGATCATGTTGTTGCTCTTTGCGACACCGTTGTTTGCCGGCTTCGCCAACGCGATCATGCCGCTGCAGATCGGTGCTCCCGACGTGGCGTTCCCGCGGCTCAACATGTTTGCCTTCTGGCTCTTCCTGTTCGGTGGTCTGATCACCGTCAGCGGCTTCCTCGCTCCCGGCGGTGCCGCTGCGTTCGGCTGGTTCGCCTATATGCCGCTGGCCGGCCCCGCGCACAGTCCGGGCGTCGGCGGTGACCTGTGGGTGATGGGTCTGGCGATGACCGGGTTCGGCACGATCCTGGGTGCCGTCAACTTCATTACCACCATCGTCTGCATGCGCGCACCGGGCATGACCATGTTCCGGATGCCGATCTTCACCTGGAACATCCTGGTGACCTCGATCCTCGTCCTCATGGTCTTCCCGGTCCTGGCCGCCGCCTTCTTCGGGATGGCTGCCGACCGAATAGTCGGGGCAGAGGTCTTTAATCCGGAACACGGCGGAGCCATGCTCTGGCAACACCTGTTCTGGTTCTTCGGCCACCCCGAGGTCTACATCATTGCCCTGCCGTTCTTCGGCATCATCACCGAGATCCTGCCGGTGTTCAGCCGCAAGCCGGTCTTCGGCTACAAGACCCTGGTCTTCGCCACGGTGGCCATCGCCGCCCTGTCGGTCAGCGTGTGGGCCCACCACATGTATGCCACCGGCGCTGTGCTGCTCGAGTTCTTCGCGATCATGACGATGCTGATCGCGGTGCCCACGGGGGTGAAGTTCTTCAACTGGGTCGGGACGATGTGGGGCGGCCACCTGACGTTCGAGACGCCCATGTTGTGGTCCCTCGGCTTCCTGGTCACCTTCCTGTTCGGTGGTCTGACCGGTGTCATCCTGGCCAGCCCGGTGCTCGACTTCCATGTCACCGACTCCTACTTCGTGGTTGCGCACTTCCACTACGTGGTGTTCGGCACCGTGGTGTTCGCGATGTTTGCCGGCTTCTATTTCTGGTGGCCCAAGTTCACGGGCCACATGCTCGACGAGAAGCTCGGCAAGCTGCACTTCTGGATGCTGTTCTTCGGCTTCCACGGCACGTTCCTGATCCAGCACTGGCTGGGCGCGATGGGCATGCCGCGTCGCTACCCGGACTACATGCCTGAGGACGGCTTCACCTGGATGAACCAGCTGTCCACGGTCTCAGCGCTCCTGCTGGGAGCCTCGATGCTGCCCTTCCTGTATGCCGTGTGGAAGAGCTTCCGCACGGAGAAGGTCCAGGTCGATGACCCCTGGGGCTATGGCGCCTCGCTCGAGTGGGCGACATCCTGCCCGCCGCCGCGGCACAACTTCAACGAGATCCCCAGGATCCGTTCGGAGCGGCCAGCGTTCGACCTGCATCACGCGAACGTCGCGACGATGGAGTCTGCCGAGCCGGACAAGGGCGTCCTGGAGACGCTCCTGGGTGGTCCGGACACCGACCCGCAGGGCCGTCAGGGCACCGTGACAGGTGGCACCGAGGGCAAGGACGACCCCGACACGTTCGACGGAGACCGCCGATGA
- the trpD gene encoding anthranilate phosphoribosyltransferase, whose translation MTGQPFAWSDLLTTVCSGGDLSAAESAWVMDRVMLGEASPARLAAFLAGLRAKGETAQEMQGLADMMLSHALRFEVDGPSLDIVGTGGDRAHTVNISTMSAVVAAGAGVPVVKHGNRAASSSSGSADVLEALGIRLDATPEDVVRVFHEVGITFCFALTFHPSFRHSATVRKELGIATAFNFLGPLTNPAQPRYAAVGVADERMAPLVAGVFAGRGKDAAVFRGDDGLDELTTSGSSRVWWVHDGRVQEYAVSPVTVDLPVHPVSDLRGADAEHNAGVARRLFDGERGAARVAVLLNAGLSLAVAAAGEEGRHPTSQDEFESLTREGVARAAESIDSGSAAAVIDRWVAATSV comes from the coding sequence GTGACCGGGCAGCCCTTTGCCTGGTCGGACCTGCTGACCACTGTCTGCTCCGGCGGTGACCTGAGCGCCGCGGAGTCGGCGTGGGTCATGGACCGCGTCATGCTGGGGGAGGCCTCTCCCGCGCGGCTGGCCGCGTTCCTGGCCGGGCTGCGCGCCAAGGGCGAGACGGCCCAGGAGATGCAGGGCCTGGCCGACATGATGCTCTCGCACGCGTTGCGCTTTGAGGTGGACGGACCCAGCCTCGACATCGTTGGCACGGGTGGAGACCGCGCGCACACGGTCAACATCTCCACGATGTCGGCTGTGGTTGCCGCAGGCGCGGGGGTCCCGGTCGTCAAGCACGGCAACCGCGCAGCCTCCTCGTCGTCCGGGTCGGCCGACGTCCTCGAGGCGCTCGGCATCCGGTTGGACGCCACCCCGGAGGACGTCGTGCGGGTCTTCCACGAGGTCGGCATCACCTTCTGCTTCGCGCTGACCTTCCACCCCTCTTTCCGTCACTCGGCCACGGTCCGCAAGGAGCTGGGCATCGCGACGGCCTTCAACTTCCTCGGGCCGCTGACCAACCCGGCCCAGCCCCGTTATGCCGCCGTCGGTGTCGCCGATGAGCGGATGGCCCCGCTCGTGGCAGGAGTTTTCGCCGGCCGTGGCAAGGACGCGGCGGTCTTCCGCGGCGACGACGGTCTCGATGAGCTCACCACCTCCGGCAGCTCACGTGTCTGGTGGGTGCATGACGGACGGGTCCAGGAGTATGCCGTGAGTCCAGTGACCGTCGACCTGCCGGTCCACCCGGTGTCAGATCTGCGAGGCGCCGACGCAGAGCACAACGCCGGCGTCGCACGCAGACTCTTTGACGGTGAGCGGGGCGCCGCCCGTGTCGCGGTGCTGCTCAATGCCGGGCTCTCGCTGGCGGTCGCTGCCGCCGGTGAGGAGGGCAGGCACCCGACCAGCCAGGACGAGTTCGAGTCCCTGACCCGCGAGGGTGTGGCCCGGGCCGCGGAGTCGATCGACTCCGGCAGCGCCGCGGCGGTCATCGACCGCTGGGTCGCCGCGACCAGCGTCTGA
- the coxB gene encoding cytochrome c oxidase subunit II has product MAALALVLSGCGAEFQRGYLPEPVTEMGPRIVGFWNGTWIAALAIGVLVWGLILWCVVAYRRKKDETGLPVQLRYNVPLEILYTVVPVLMVAVLFGKTVDLQHDMVDTSQPADVTVNAIGKKWSWDFNYVEDQAHIVGTQALGLSKGEEGLPETLPTLVLPVDSRIEFVLTSRDVIHSFWVPQFITKLDMLPGRVNTFQVVTTTEGVFQGKCAELCGAYHSQMLFQVEVVSQAEYDEFIADLKASGGEGLLGNEYNLYGLHEGEPAKLPAELLEDYDASLEEEDN; this is encoded by the coding sequence ATGGCTGCTCTGGCCCTGGTCCTCAGTGGCTGCGGGGCCGAGTTCCAGCGTGGCTACCTCCCCGAGCCGGTGACCGAGATGGGTCCGCGGATCGTCGGTTTCTGGAACGGCACCTGGATCGCCGCCCTGGCTATCGGTGTCCTGGTGTGGGGCCTGATCCTGTGGTGCGTCGTGGCCTACCGTCGCAAGAAGGACGAGACGGGGCTGCCGGTGCAGCTGCGTTACAACGTCCCCCTCGAGATCCTCTACACCGTCGTGCCCGTGCTCATGGTCGCCGTCCTGTTCGGCAAGACCGTTGACCTGCAGCACGACATGGTCGACACCTCCCAGCCCGCCGACGTCACGGTCAACGCGATCGGCAAGAAGTGGTCCTGGGACTTCAACTACGTCGAGGACCAGGCGCACATCGTCGGCACGCAGGCGCTCGGCCTGAGCAAGGGCGAGGAGGGGCTCCCGGAGACCCTGCCCACCCTGGTGCTCCCGGTCGACTCGCGCATCGAGTTCGTGCTCACCTCGCGCGATGTCATCCACTCGTTCTGGGTGCCGCAGTTCATCACGAAGCTGGACATGCTGCCCGGGCGCGTCAACACCTTCCAGGTCGTGACGACCACTGAGGGCGTCTTCCAGGGCAAGTGCGCCGAGCTGTGCGGCGCCTACCACTCGCAGATGTTGTTCCAGGTCGAGGTCGTGTCCCAGGCGGAGTATGACGAGTTCATCGCCGACCTGAAGGCCAGCGGCGGCGAAGGTCTGCTCGGCAACGAGTACAACCTCTATGGTCTGCACGAGGGGGAGCCGGCCAAGCTGCCGGCCGAGCTGCTCGAGGACTACGACGCCTCGCTCGAGGAGGAGGACAACTGA
- a CDS encoding metallopeptidase family protein — translation MSREDFEIAVGDALDEVPPQLMDLLDNVVFLVEDEPPEDDPDLLGVYDGVPLTERGDLFGGGMPDRITIFRGPTLRMCRDRDEVIDEVAVTVVHEIAHHFGIDDEKLHALGWG, via the coding sequence ATGAGCCGGGAGGACTTCGAGATTGCTGTCGGTGACGCGCTCGACGAGGTCCCGCCGCAACTGATGGACCTGCTCGACAACGTGGTGTTCCTCGTCGAGGACGAGCCACCCGAGGACGACCCGGACCTGCTGGGCGTCTATGACGGGGTGCCGCTGACCGAGCGCGGAGACCTGTTCGGCGGTGGGATGCCCGACCGCATCACCATCTTCCGTGGACCGACGCTGCGGATGTGTCGCGACCGGGACGAGGTGATCGACGAGGTAGCGGTCACGGTGGTCCACGAGATTGCCCACCACTTCGGGATCGACGACGAGAAGCTGCACGCCCTCGGCTGGGGCTGA
- a CDS encoding ubiquinol-cytochrome c reductase iron-sulfur subunit, which translates to MSDDEIVVHDPHDKPATYVEADGLDRFENPGLPPHRPRRADLDEGAAKRAERQVTTMFGLSMLGALGFIVAYLFVDPNLRGEILLIGEMNLYHLILGLTMAVSLLGIGFGAVHWAKTLMPDTEVVEERHLQASDQAARDDAAGVLSDGYRGAQLHRRPMLLLTAGGALSLFALPMALQVAGGLDPNIWRDPSPAEMLSRTVWKKGMRLVIDPSGTPIRASDLTQGSVIHVMPEGYAGAHTEDGPSDQEIMTAKATSSVLLVKMNPEDIKSAKQRDWGVDGIVAYSKICTHVGCPVALYERQTHHLLCPCHQSTFDMTNDCEVIFGPAKRPLPQLRITVEDGYLVAADGFAEPVGPSFWERG; encoded by the coding sequence ATGAGTGACGACGAGATCGTCGTGCACGACCCGCACGACAAGCCGGCCACCTATGTCGAGGCCGATGGCCTCGACCGCTTCGAGAACCCGGGGCTGCCCCCGCACCGCCCCCGTCGGGCCGACCTGGACGAGGGCGCCGCCAAGCGCGCTGAGCGTCAGGTGACGACGATGTTCGGGCTGTCCATGCTGGGCGCCCTCGGCTTCATCGTGGCCTACCTGTTCGTCGACCCGAACCTGCGTGGCGAGATCCTGCTCATCGGCGAGATGAACCTCTACCACCTGATCCTCGGTCTGACCATGGCGGTTTCGCTGCTCGGCATCGGCTTCGGTGCCGTGCACTGGGCCAAGACGCTCATGCCCGACACCGAGGTCGTCGAGGAGCGTCACCTGCAGGCCTCCGACCAGGCGGCACGCGATGACGCCGCTGGCGTCCTGTCCGACGGCTACCGCGGCGCTCAGCTGCACCGTCGCCCGATGCTGCTGCTGACCGCCGGTGGCGCCCTGAGCCTGTTCGCCCTCCCGATGGCACTGCAGGTCGCTGGTGGCCTGGACCCCAACATCTGGCGCGACCCCTCGCCGGCCGAGATGCTCTCCAGGACGGTGTGGAAGAAGGGCATGCGGCTGGTGATCGACCCCTCCGGGACGCCGATCCGTGCCTCCGACCTCACCCAGGGCTCGGTCATCCACGTCATGCCCGAGGGGTATGCCGGCGCGCACACCGAGGACGGCCCCAGCGACCAGGAGATCATGACGGCCAAGGCCACCTCCTCGGTCCTGCTGGTCAAGATGAACCCCGAAGACATCAAGAGCGCCAAGCAGCGCGACTGGGGTGTCGACGGCATCGTGGCCTACTCCAAGATCTGCACCCACGTCGGTTGTCCGGTGGCGCTCTATGAGCGGCAGACGCACCACCTGCTCTGCCCGTGCCACCAGTCGACGTTCGACATGACCAACGACTGCGAGGTCATCTTCGGCCCGGCCAAACGACCGCTGCCGCAGTTGCGCATCACGGTTGAGGACGGTTATCTCGTGGCGGCTGACGGCTTTGCTGAGCCGGTCGGCCCGAGCTTTTGGGAGCGTGGCTGA
- a CDS encoding cytochrome b encodes MTTIPQGADAVRARPSSAATETSADDARPSLPPPLVWADERLGVAKGMGLFKKVFPDHWSFLLGEIAMYSMIICLITGTFLTFWFVPSMGHVIYDGSYVPLKGVGMSEAYASTLDISFEIKGGLLIRQLHHWAALLFIVGIALHVARVFFTGAFRKPRELNWVIGTVLSLLAAIEGFAGYSLPDDLLSGTGIRAMNGFVSSAPVIGSYMTFMIFGGEFPGELIIPRLYIVHVLLLPAILVGLFAVHIFLVFWHKHTQYPGPGRTNDNVVGFPLMPVYTAKAGGFFFIVFGITALIAATVTINAVWAYGPYDPAQVTAGSQPDFYMWFSDGALRLLPGFLEFSLWGFTVSPQIFLGSLVLLPLVWIILGAYPFVEAWITGDKREHHLLDRPRNAPVRTAVGAAAISMYLVLALATINDIIAVKFYLSINDITVALRVLFFLLPIVTFMVTKRLCLSLQRFDRETVLHGAESGRIQRTPEGRFYEVHEDLDPQERWPLVQHEVQRPLSLTTAADTDEYGVASPTSRGIGHKLRRSLSEFYFKDRVEPVTPSELAAAHHHGEAEALPGGHAESIEESRADETARLRSDDRH; translated from the coding sequence ATGACGACCATCCCGCAGGGAGCCGACGCGGTGCGCGCCAGGCCCTCCAGCGCTGCAACTGAGACCTCCGCGGACGACGCCCGTCCGTCGCTGCCCCCGCCCCTGGTGTGGGCCGACGAGCGGCTTGGTGTCGCCAAGGGCATGGGCCTGTTCAAGAAGGTCTTCCCCGACCACTGGTCGTTCCTGCTCGGCGAGATCGCGATGTACTCGATGATCATCTGCCTGATCACCGGGACCTTCCTGACCTTCTGGTTCGTGCCGAGCATGGGCCACGTCATCTACGACGGCTCCTACGTGCCACTCAAGGGCGTCGGCATGAGCGAGGCCTACGCCTCGACCCTGGACATCTCCTTTGAGATCAAGGGCGGTCTGCTGATCCGTCAGCTCCACCACTGGGCGGCGCTGCTGTTCATCGTCGGCATCGCGCTGCACGTGGCCCGGGTGTTCTTCACCGGCGCCTTCCGCAAGCCGCGTGAGCTCAACTGGGTGATCGGCACCGTCCTGTCCCTGCTGGCCGCGATCGAGGGCTTCGCGGGCTACTCCCTGCCGGACGACCTGCTCTCCGGCACCGGCATCCGCGCCATGAACGGCTTCGTCTCGTCGGCGCCGGTCATCGGCTCCTACATGACGTTCATGATCTTCGGCGGGGAGTTCCCCGGCGAGCTGATCATCCCGCGTCTCTACATCGTCCACGTGCTGCTGCTGCCGGCGATCCTGGTCGGGCTCTTCGCCGTCCACATCTTCCTGGTCTTCTGGCACAAGCACACGCAGTACCCCGGCCCGGGCCGCACCAACGACAACGTCGTGGGCTTCCCGCTGATGCCGGTCTACACCGCCAAGGCCGGTGGGTTCTTCTTCATCGTCTTCGGCATCACCGCACTCATTGCTGCGACGGTCACGATTAACGCCGTGTGGGCCTACGGGCCCTATGACCCGGCGCAGGTCACCGCAGGATCGCAGCCGGACTTCTACATGTGGTTCTCTGACGGTGCGCTGCGACTCCTGCCTGGCTTCCTGGAGTTCTCGCTCTGGGGCTTCACGGTCAGTCCCCAGATCTTCCTGGGCTCGCTGGTCCTGCTGCCGCTGGTGTGGATCATCCTGGGTGCCTATCCCTTCGTCGAGGCGTGGATCACCGGCGACAAGCGCGAGCACCACCTGCTCGACCGCCCGCGCAACGCCCCGGTCCGCACCGCGGTCGGCGCTGCTGCCATCTCGATGTATCTCGTCCTGGCACTCGCCACGATCAACGACATCATCGCGGTCAAGTTCTACCTGTCCATCAACGACATCACGGTCGCCCTGCGGGTCCTGTTCTTCCTCCTGCCGATCGTCACGTTCATGGTCACCAAGCGCCTGTGCCTGTCGTTGCAGCGCTTCGACCGTGAGACCGTCCTGCACGGCGCGGAGTCCGGCCGCATCCAGCGGACGCCGGAGGGTCGCTTCTATGAGGTGCACGAGGACCTCGACCCACAGGAGCGCTGGCCCCTGGTGCAGCACGAGGTGCAGCGTCCGCTGTCGCTCACGACTGCCGCAGACACGGATGAGTATGGAGTGGCCTCCCCCACCTCCCGCGGCATCGGCCACAAGTTGCGGCGCAGTCTGTCGGAGTTCTACTTCAAGGACCGGGTCGAGCCCGTCACGCCGTCCGAGCTGGCGGCCGCGCACCACCACGGTGAGGCTGAGGCCCTGCCCGGCGGCCACGCGGAGTCCATCGAGGAGTCCCGGGCCGACGAGACCGCACGCTTGCGCTCGGACGACCGTCACTAA
- a CDS encoding cytochrome c oxidase subunit 3 encodes MTTAATAGAAGRPLEATQGPATRPDMTMVGTMVWLGSEIMFFAGLFAMYFTIRAVSTELWDERTAMLNVPFAAVNTTILVISSVWCQIGVFKAEEGRVSRTGSLFDLRGWGMREWFVLTYIFGAIFVSGQIWEYATLISEGVMINSDPYGSVFYMTTGFHGIHVSLGLFAFLLIVGRSFTAKRFTHAQKVGAHVVSYYWHFVDVVWVALFFTIYVLQ; translated from the coding sequence ATGACAACAGCAGCAACAGCAGGCGCAGCAGGGCGTCCTCTGGAGGCGACCCAGGGCCCAGCGACCCGTCCCGACATGACGATGGTCGGCACGATGGTCTGGCTCGGCAGCGAGATCATGTTCTTCGCGGGTCTCTTCGCGATGTACTTCACGATCCGCGCCGTCTCGACCGAGCTGTGGGACGAGCGCACGGCGATGCTCAACGTGCCGTTCGCGGCGGTCAACACCACGATCCTGGTGATCTCCTCGGTGTGGTGTCAGATCGGCGTGTTCAAGGCTGAGGAGGGGCGCGTCTCGCGGACCGGCAGCCTGTTTGACCTGCGCGGGTGGGGCATGCGCGAGTGGTTCGTGCTCACCTACATCTTCGGTGCGATCTTCGTCTCGGGTCAGATCTGGGAGTACGCCACGCTGATCAGCGAGGGCGTCATGATCAACTCCGACCCCTACGGCTCGGTCTTCTACATGACCACCGGGTTCCACGGCATCCACGTCTCGCTCGGCCTGTTCGCCTTCCTGTTGATCGTCGGCCGCAGCTTCACCGCCAAGCGCTTCACGCACGCCCAGAAGGTCGGCGCCCACGTGGTGTCGTACTACTGGCACTTCGTCGACGTCGTGTGGGTCGCCCTCTTCTTCACGATCTACGTCCTCCAGTGA
- a CDS encoding cytochrome c oxidase subunit 4: MKVESKLFWYLVAFFAIVAVIYAYFTGMGEWVGILGLGLTATMCAMIAWYLAKSGRTVDFRPEDNPDGEIAEQAGPYGFFSPHSWWPLWLGASLGLLVLGVAIGWWIVIIATPFVAIASVGWVFEYFHGEKAI, translated from the coding sequence ATGAAGGTTGAGAGCAAGCTCTTCTGGTATCTGGTCGCCTTCTTCGCGATCGTCGCGGTGATCTATGCCTACTTCACCGGCATGGGTGAATGGGTCGGCATCCTGGGCCTCGGGCTGACCGCGACCATGTGCGCGATGATCGCGTGGTATCTCGCCAAGTCCGGCCGCACCGTCGACTTCCGCCCAGAGGACAACCCGGACGGTGAGATCGCTGAGCAGGCGGGCCCTTATGGCTTCTTCAGCCCCCACTCGTGGTGGCCGCTGTGGCTGGGCGCCTCCCTCGGACTGCTGGTCCTCGGCGTGGCGATCGGCTGGTGGATCGTCATCATCGCGACGCCGTTCGTGGCGATCGCCAGCGTCGGCTGGGTCTTTGAGTACTTCCACGGCGAGAAGGCCATCTGA
- a CDS encoding HNH endonuclease signature motif containing protein yields the protein MSSPRPRAPARAAMASGQVDWHMARTWYDKCRNLPHHEAGAIASRLFCPPSDPQPDEAGQSARTSTAQFKRDLNREIARVQGSDPESQRAKRKQARAERAMSMRVDDDGTATISLRGPTSAVVGSYDRIDVIARKARAAGADDTVRQLAVDAALALLAHGTLATNDGSGATCTCSSTSSRTTTSGSGSGSGIRNCGQDVATREQPRDAGDSPLVDPLTLAQVIAGLGPVHLDVIVPLDALLDPSSTAVAEIANHGIFLTAEHVRELALAPGTTMHRLLTDPGTGVCVERSRKAYAPDRDMREQIAAADRLCRAPGCTVPASRCQFDHVEPYDHDDEQRGGPTAIKNLATEHGADHFYKTRGLIEALLEPETRKMTWRTLFGRIYTTYPHDYRQYSQPPWPAILDHPDGPNLNDIDVRDRLIYAALTERTVFHDEKLAGWDDFEDAQQFLDMGWPFEAPHQTRRKEAKRRADDELPPPF from the coding sequence ATGAGCTCTCCAAGACCGCGCGCCCCGGCGCGGGCCGCGATGGCTAGCGGCCAGGTGGACTGGCACATGGCCCGGACGTGGTATGACAAGTGCCGCAACCTGCCCCACCACGAGGCCGGGGCCATCGCGTCCCGTCTCTTCTGTCCGCCGTCTGACCCGCAGCCCGACGAGGCCGGCCAGAGTGCACGGACCTCAACGGCTCAGTTCAAGCGCGACCTGAACCGCGAGATCGCGCGTGTGCAGGGCAGCGATCCCGAGTCGCAGCGTGCCAAGCGCAAGCAGGCACGGGCCGAACGAGCCATGTCGATGAGGGTCGATGACGACGGGACGGCGACCATCTCACTGCGTGGTCCGACCTCGGCGGTCGTCGGGTCCTATGACCGGATCGACGTCATTGCCCGCAAGGCTCGCGCTGCCGGTGCGGATGACACGGTCAGGCAGCTGGCCGTCGATGCAGCTCTCGCTCTCCTGGCGCACGGCACCCTCGCCACCAACGACGGTAGCGGCGCCACCTGCACCTGCTCCAGCACCAGCAGCCGCACCACCACCAGCGGCAGCGGCAGCGGCAGCGGCATCCGCAACTGCGGTCAGGATGTCGCCACGCGTGAGCAGCCCCGGGATGCCGGCGATAGTCCGCTGGTCGACCCCTTGACGCTGGCCCAGGTCATCGCCGGCCTCGGTCCCGTCCACCTGGATGTGATCGTCCCGCTGGACGCGCTGCTGGACCCCAGCTCGACGGCGGTTGCCGAGATCGCCAACCACGGCATCTTCCTGACGGCCGAGCACGTGCGTGAGCTTGCGTTGGCTCCCGGCACGACGATGCACCGCTTGCTCACCGATCCCGGCACCGGAGTCTGTGTCGAGCGATCCCGCAAGGCCTACGCGCCAGATCGTGACATGCGCGAGCAGATCGCAGCGGCAGACCGCCTCTGTCGAGCGCCCGGGTGCACTGTGCCTGCTTCACGATGTCAGTTCGACCACGTCGAGCCCTACGACCACGACGACGAGCAACGCGGCGGACCGACCGCGATCAAGAATCTCGCCACCGAGCACGGCGCCGACCATTTCTACAAGACACGCGGACTGATTGAGGCACTGCTCGAGCCCGAGACCCGCAAGATGACGTGGCGCACGCTGTTCGGCCGGATCTACACCACCTATCCCCACGACTACCGCCAATACAGTCAGCCGCCCTGGCCAGCGATCCTGGACCACCCCGACGGGCCCAACCTCAATGACATCGACGTCCGGGACCGACTGATCTATGCCGCGCTCACCGAGCGGACGGTCTTCCACGACGAGAAGCTGGCTGGCTGGGACGACTTTGAGGACGCCCAGCAGTTTCTCGACATGGGTTGGCCGTTCGAGGCACCCCACCAGACCCGGCGCAAGGAAGCCAAGCGGCGGGCAGACGACGAACTGCCCCCGCCGTTCTGA